Proteins encoded by one window of Pelmatolapia mariae isolate MD_Pm_ZW linkage group LG14, Pm_UMD_F_2, whole genome shotgun sequence:
- the LOC134640838 gene encoding olfactory receptor 10G4-like: MSLQNASIKLTHFIIGGFDTVKRPVAVGVVMLITYLLAVTGSLVNIIFIVSDKQLHKPMYLLICNLAFVDILYTSSATPTMIGVLLAGVNTISYVECLIQMCVFQLGSTMELFSLTIMAFDRLIAIIYPLRYHSYLTNTRIMVLTYILWFVASGFVAASPATVVPLPHCTLRLRYAFCDYAAVLRTTCVDPEKYFNQGASRLFFLLFFTFTFICLSYCGILFFVKLSSNNDRMKMGSTLVSHLICVICLYCPIFILAILTRFGVVLTLEERQGLLIGTILGPSLVNPFVYCLRTKEIKNKIFKILRKVNTAR; the protein is encoded by the coding sequence atgtcTTTACAGAATGCTTCAATCAAACTAACACATTTTATTATAGGTGGGTTTGACACAGTCAAAAGGCCTGTAGCAGTTGGTGTGGTTATGCTGATAACTTATTTACTAGCTGTTACTGGCAGTTTGGTCAATATCATCTTCATTGTTTCTGACAAGCAGTTACATAAACCAATGTATCTTCTGATTTGCAATCTTGCTTTTGTTGACATACTGTATACCTCTAGTGCCACTCCAACAATGATCGGGGTTCTTCTTGCTGGTGTTAATACCATATCATATGTGGAGTGTTTAattcaaatgtgtgttttccagCTGGGATCAACAATGGAGTTGTTTTCTTTAACAATTATGGCATTTGATCGATTAATAGCTATAATTTATCCTCTTCGGTACCATAGTTATTTAACAAATACACGTATAATGGTACTTACATACATTCTGTGGTTTGTTGCCTCTGGTTTTGTGGCTGCTTCACCTGCAACAGTTGTCCCTCTCCCTCACTGCACCTTGAGGCTTAGGTACGCTTTCTGTGACTATGCTGCTGTATTACGAACCACTTGTGTTGACCCAGAGAAATATTTCAATCAAGGTGCCAGTagattattttttctgttatttttcacattCACTTTCATTTGTCTTTCATACTGTGGGATCTTGTTTTTTGTGAAATTATCATCAAATAATGACAGGATGAAAATGGGAAGCACTCTTGTGAGTCACCTGATTTGTGTAATATGTTTATACTGTCCCATTTTTATCCTTGCTATTTTGACCAGGTTTGGTGTGGTATTAACTCTTGAAGAACGCCAAGGTTTATTAATTGGCACCATCCTCGGTCCATCTCTTGTAAATCCTTTTGTGTATTGTCTTAGgacaaaggaaataaaaaataagatttttaaGATACTTAGAAAGGTTAACACAGCTCGTTAG